In Pseudomonas saponiphila, the genomic stretch AGGCCAAGGAAAACCTCAACATCCAGGCCGAGAGCCAGACCCTGGCATCGACCACTTTCCAGAACTACTTCCGTCTCTACACCAAGCTGTCCGGCATGACCGGTACCGCTGACACCGAAGCTTTCGAATTCCATCAGATCTACGGCCTGCAGGTGATGGTGATTCCACCGAACAAGCCGCTGGCCCGTAAAGACTACAACGACCTGGTGTTCCTGACCGCGGACGAGAAGTACGCCGCGATCATCAACGACATCAAGGAGTGCGTGGCTCAGGGGCGTCCGGTGCTGGTAGGTACCGCGACCATCGAAACCTCCGAGCACATGTCCAACCTGCTGCAAAAGGAAGGCATCGAACACAAGGTTCTGAACGCCAAGTTCCACGAGAAGGAAGCGGAAATCATCGCCCAGGCCGGTCGCCCGGGAGCACTGACCATCGCGACCAACATGGCCGGTCGTGGTACCGACATCCTGTTGGGCGGCAACTGGGAAGTGGAAGTCGCTTCCCTGGAAAACCCGACCCCTGAGCAGATCGCCCAGATCAAGGCCGACTGGCAGAAGCGTCACCAGCAAGTGTTGGAGTCCGGTGGCCTGCAGGTGATCGCTTCCGAACGCCACGAATCGCGTCGTATCGACAACCAACTGCGTGGCCGTGCCGGTCGTCAGGGTGACGCCGGCTCCAGCCGCTTCTACCTGTCCCTGGAAGACAGCCTGATGCGCATCTTCGCCTCTGATCGGGTGAAGAACTTCATGAAGGCTCTGGGCATGCAGTCCGGTGAAGCGATCGAGCACCGCATGGTGACCAACGCCATCGAGAAGGCCCAGCGCAAGGTTGAAGGCCGCAACTTCGACATCCGCAAGCAATTGCTGGAGTTTGACGACGTCAACAACGAGCAGCGTAAAGTGATCTATCACATGCGCAACACCTTGTTGGCTGCGGACAACATTGGCGAAACCATCGCCGATTTCCGCCAGGACGTGCTCAACGCCACCGTCAGTGCGCACATTCCACCGCAATCCCTGCCGGAACAGTGGGATGTGGCGGGTCTGGAAGACGCCATCCAGAGTGGTTTCGGGGTCAGTCTGCCGATTCAGCAATGGCTTGATGAAGACGACCATCTTTACGAAGAAACCCTGCGCGAGAAACTGCTCAACGAACTGATCGCCGCATACAACGAGAAGGAAGATCAGGCCGGCGCCGAAGCGCTGCGCACCTTCGAGAAGCAGATCGTGCTGCGGGTACTGGACGACTTGTGGAAAGACCACCTGTCGACCATGGATCACCTGCGTCACGGTATCCACCTGCGCGGTTATGCTCAGAAGAACCCGAAGCAGGAGTACAAGCGCGAGTCCTTCACCCTGTTCTCCGAGTTGCTGGACTCCATCAAGCGCGACTCGATCCGCGTACTGTCCCACGTCCAGGTGCGTCGCGAAGACCCGGCCGAGGAAGAGGCGCGCCTGCGTCAGGAAGCCGAGGCGCTGGCTCAGCGCATGCAGTTCGAACACGCCGAAGCTCCGGGTCTTGATCAGCCTGAAGCCCTGGAAGAAGGGGTTGATGTGGACGTCGCCCTGGCCACCGCGCCAGTGCGCAATGAGCAGAAGCTGGGTCGCAACGAGCTGTGCTACTGCGGTTCGGGCAAGAAGTACAAACACTGTCACGGCCAGATCAACTAAGATCCTCGCCAGACACTGAAACACCCACGCCGTGACGGCACCAGCCGTCGCGGCGTTTTTCCATTTGCGACACCGTCTTTTGAGACGACGGTGCAGACACCTGAAAAGAGGAGCGCATTCATGGCTGTTGGTCTTGGTCCTTTGCCTACGTTGCACCCGGTTGCCGGCTTCGAACTCGGTATCGCTTCGGCTGGCATCAAGCGCCCGGGGCGCAAGGATGTGGTGGTCATGCGCTGCGTTGAAGGCTCCACCGTGGCCGGTGTGTTCACCCTCAATGCGTTCTGCGCGGCGCCGGTGATCCTGGCCAAGCAGCGGGTGCAGGGGCCGGTGCGCTATCTGTTGACCAATACCGGCAATGCCAACGCCGGTACCGGCGAGCCAGGCCTGGCCGCTGCGACCCGTACTTGCGCCAAGCTGGCTGAGCTGACCGGAGTCGATGCCAGCGCCGTGCTGCCGTACTCCACTGGGGTGATCGGCGAGCCGCTGCCGGTAGAGAAAATCGAAGGCGCCCTGCAAGCCGCGCTGGATGACCTGTCCGTGGATAACTGGGCGGCCGCGGCCACCGGGATCATGACCACCGACACCCTGCCCAAGGGCGCCAGCCGCCAGTTCCAGCATGATGGCGTGACCGTCACCGTGACCGGTATCAGCAAGGGCGCGGGGATGATCCGTCCGAACATGGCCACCATGCTTGGCTACATCGCCACCGACGCCAAAGTCTCCCGCGAGGTGCTGCAGAACCTGTTGCTGGACGGTGCCAACAAGTCCTTCAACCGCATCACCATCGACGGCGATACCTCCACCAACGACTGCTGCATGTTGATCGCCACCGGTCAGGCCAATCTGCCGGAAATCACCCAGGCCGAGGGGCCGCTGTTCGCTGCCCTGAAGCAGGCAGTGTTCGAGGTGTGCATGGAAGTGGCCCAGGCCATCGTCCGTGACGGCGAAGGTGCGACCAAGTTCGTCACCGTGGAAGTCAACGGCGGCGCTACTCACCAGGAATGCCTGGACGTGGGCTACACCGTGGCGCACTCGCCGCTGATCAAGACCGCGCTGTTCGCCTCCGACCCGAACTGGGGCCGCATCCTCGCGGCCGTGGGCCGTGCCGGCGTGCCGGACCTGGACGTCAGCAAGATCGATGTGTTCCTCGGCGAGGTCTGCATCGCCAGCCGTGGCGCGCGGGCTGCCAGCTACACCGAAGCCCAGGGGGCGGCGGTGATGCAGCAGGAAGAAATCACCATCCGCATCGAGCTGGGTCGTGGTGCTTGCAGCGAAACCATCTGGACCACCGATCTGTCCCACGAATACGTGAAGATCAACGCGGAATACCGCACCTAAGTAGCTCGCCGGCAACCCCGCTCCCGCCCTGTAGGAGCCGGCTTGCCGGCGAAGCGCAGATCCAGTGCCCGGCCCGCAAGGGCTCGGCCCAATGCCTGATCAGAGGAAACAGCGCGGTGAAACGAGTCCATGTGGCTGCGGCCGTTATCCGGGATGCCAGCGGCAAGATCCTGATTGCCCGGCGTGCCGACACTCAACATCAAGGGGGCCTGTGGGAGTTTCCCGGAGGCAAGGTCGAGGTCGGCGAAGCGGTCAATGCCGCACTGGCCCGCGAGCTGCAGGAAGAGTTGGGAATTGCCGTGCAGGCGGCGCGCCCGCTGATCAAGGTGCAGCACGATTACCCGGATAAACAAGTGTTGCTGGATGTCTGGGAAGTGTCGGCATTCAGCGGCGAGCCTCACGGTGTCGAAGGCCAGCCCCTGGCCTGGGTCAGCCCTCGTGAGTTGACCGACTATGAGTTTCCCGCGGCCAATCAGCCGATCGTCGCCGCCGCGCGTCTGCCGGCCCAGTACCTGATCACCCCGGAAGGTCTGGAAACCCCGGCGTTGCTACGGGGCATGCAGAAGGCCATTGCCCAGGGCAGCAAGCTGATCCAGTTGCGTGCTCCCGGTGGCTACGACCCGCAATACCGCGATCTGGCGGTGGATGCGGTGGGACTGTGTGCCGGCAAGGCACAGTTGATGCTCAAGGGGCCCTTCGAGTGGCTGGGGGACTTCCCTTCGGCGGGTTGGCATATCACCTCGGCACAGCTGCGCAAGTACGCCAGCGCCGGGCGCCCGTTCGGCAAGGACCGCTGGCTGGCGGCCTCGTGCCACAACGCCGAGGAGTTGTCCCTGGCACAGCAGATGGATGTGGACTTCGTGACCTTGTCACCGTTGCAGCCGACCCAGACTCACCCCGACGCCCAGCCCCTGGGCTGGCAGCAGGCGCAGCAGTTGATCAATGGTTTCAACAGACCGGTGTATCTGCTGGGCGGTGTCGGGCCGGCCGAGTGTCAGCAAGCCTGGGACGTCGGTGCCCAGGGCGTTGCCGGAATCCGTGCCTTCTGGCCGCAGGACTGAAGAGCGCCGCGGTGTCAGCGCTGGCTAGCCGCGCTCTATGAGCTGGCGTGCCAGCGAAGGCGTCGTCAGGCGTTGCTCAAGACTCTTGGATCCTCACGCCGGCAAGCCGCCTCCTACGCAGAGGGGGTGGGCTTGGTGGCGGCCTGCCAGAGGATTTCCGCGATGCCTTGGCGCTTGGCAATCAGCCGTGCCGCGACAAACAGCAGGTCCGACAGGCGATTGATGTAGGCCAGCCCCACTCCCTGCAAGGGCTCCACGGCATTCAGGTGCTGGCAGCGACGCTCGGCGCTGCGCGCCAGGCTGCGGCAAACGTGGGCTTGGGCGATCAGCGACGAACCGCCGGGCAGGATGAAGTTCTCCAGAGGCCCCAGCTCCTCATTCCAAACATCGATGGCCGCCTCAAGACGCTCCACCTCGGCCGCGTCGAGTGCCTGATACACCGGCATGGCCAGTTCGCCCCCCAGATCGAACAACCGGTGCTGGCAGGGAGCTAGCACCTCGATGATGTCCTTGAGGCCAGGACAGGCAGCAACCTGCTCCTCCAAGCCGGCCAGAAGCAGTCCCAACTGGCTGTTCAAGCTGTCGACTTCACCGATGGCTTCCACTCGAGGATGATCCTTGGCGACTCGGCGGCCGTCTCCGAGTCCGGTTTCGCCTTTGTCGCCGGTGCGGGTGTAAATCTTCGACAAGCGAAAACCCATGCTTAGTTCTCCAGTGCTAGAGGTTCTTGAACCGGGGGCTGGTTGCTGGCCAGGGGCAGGCGCAAGGTGAAGCAGGTGCCCTGGCCCCGGGTCGATTGCACTTCCATTTGCCCCTTGTGGTTGTTGGTGATGATGAAGTACGACACCGAAAGGCCGAGCCCGGTGCCCTGGCCGATCTCCTTGGTGGTGAAGAAGGGCTCGAAGGTGCGCTTGCGCACGCTTTCGCTCATGCCGATGCCGTTGTCTTCCACCTGGATTTCCGCCCAGGGCGGATTCAGCTTGGTGCGCAGGATGATGCGACCGGGTTCGCTGTCGTCCTCGCGCTGGTGAATGGCCTGGGCGGCGTTCTTCAGCAGATTGAGCAGCACTTGCTCCAGTTCGTTGGCGGTGCCGGGCACGGGCCCCAGGTTCGGGTCGAACTGGCGGATGATCGCCTGCCCCTTGAAGTCGAAGCCGATGGCCAGGTCGAAGTCATTGCTGGCGATTTCCACCGCCTGATCGATCAGCGCCGGCAGGTCGCAGGGTGCCATCTGGCGATTGCTGCGGCGGCTGAAACTGAGCATGTGGGTGACGATCTTGGCGGCCCGGGCCCCGGCTTGTTGAATGCCATCGAGCA encodes the following:
- the secA gene encoding preprotein translocase subunit SecA, whose translation is MFAPLLKKLFGSKNEREVKRMLKTVQIVNAFEEQMVALSDDQLRAKTAEFKARIAKGETLDKLLPEAFAVAREAGKRVMGMRHFDVQLIGGMTLHEGKIAEMRTGEGKTLVATLGVYLNALSGKGVHVVTVNDYLARRDANWMRPLYEFLGLTVGVVTPFQPPEEKRAAYAADITYGTNNEFGFDYLRDNMAFSMEDKFQRELNFAVIDEVDSILIDEARTPLIISGQAEDSSRLYTEINKLIPRLEQHIEEVEGQVTKAGHFTVDEKTRQVELNEAGHQFIEEMLTQVGLLAEGESLYSAHNLGLLTHVYAGLRAHKLFNRNVEYIVQDGQVVLVDEHTGRTMPGRRLSEGLHQAIEAKENLNIQAESQTLASTTFQNYFRLYTKLSGMTGTADTEAFEFHQIYGLQVMVIPPNKPLARKDYNDLVFLTADEKYAAIINDIKECVAQGRPVLVGTATIETSEHMSNLLQKEGIEHKVLNAKFHEKEAEIIAQAGRPGALTIATNMAGRGTDILLGGNWEVEVASLENPTPEQIAQIKADWQKRHQQVLESGGLQVIASERHESRRIDNQLRGRAGRQGDAGSSRFYLSLEDSLMRIFASDRVKNFMKALGMQSGEAIEHRMVTNAIEKAQRKVEGRNFDIRKQLLEFDDVNNEQRKVIYHMRNTLLAADNIGETIADFRQDVLNATVSAHIPPQSLPEQWDVAGLEDAIQSGFGVSLPIQQWLDEDDHLYEETLREKLLNELIAAYNEKEDQAGAEALRTFEKQIVLRVLDDLWKDHLSTMDHLRHGIHLRGYAQKNPKQEYKRESFTLFSELLDSIKRDSIRVLSHVQVRREDPAEEEARLRQEAEALAQRMQFEHAEAPGLDQPEALEEGVDVDVALATAPVRNEQKLGRNELCYCGSGKKYKHCHGQIN
- the argJ gene encoding bifunctional glutamate N-acetyltransferase/amino-acid acetyltransferase ArgJ → MAVGLGPLPTLHPVAGFELGIASAGIKRPGRKDVVVMRCVEGSTVAGVFTLNAFCAAPVILAKQRVQGPVRYLLTNTGNANAGTGEPGLAAATRTCAKLAELTGVDASAVLPYSTGVIGEPLPVEKIEGALQAALDDLSVDNWAAAATGIMTTDTLPKGASRQFQHDGVTVTVTGISKGAGMIRPNMATMLGYIATDAKVSREVLQNLLLDGANKSFNRITIDGDTSTNDCCMLIATGQANLPEITQAEGPLFAALKQAVFEVCMEVAQAIVRDGEGATKFVTVEVNGGATHQECLDVGYTVAHSPLIKTALFASDPNWGRILAAVGRAGVPDLDVSKIDVFLGEVCIASRGARAASYTEAQGAAVMQQEEITIRIELGRGACSETIWTTDLSHEYVKINAEYRT
- a CDS encoding Nudix family hydrolase encodes the protein MKRVHVAAAVIRDASGKILIARRADTQHQGGLWEFPGGKVEVGEAVNAALARELQEELGIAVQAARPLIKVQHDYPDKQVLLDVWEVSAFSGEPHGVEGQPLAWVSPRELTDYEFPAANQPIVAAARLPAQYLITPEGLETPALLRGMQKAIAQGSKLIQLRAPGGYDPQYRDLAVDAVGLCAGKAQLMLKGPFEWLGDFPSAGWHITSAQLRKYASAGRPFGKDRWLAASCHNAEELSLAQQMDVDFVTLSPLQPTQTHPDAQPLGWQQAQQLINGFNRPVYLLGGVGPAECQQAWDVGAQGVAGIRAFWPQD
- a CDS encoding cob(I)yrinic acid a,c-diamide adenosyltransferase, with amino-acid sequence MGFRLSKIYTRTGDKGETGLGDGRRVAKDHPRVEAIGEVDSLNSQLGLLLAGLEEQVAACPGLKDIIEVLAPCQHRLFDLGGELAMPVYQALDAAEVERLEAAIDVWNEELGPLENFILPGGSSLIAQAHVCRSLARSAERRCQHLNAVEPLQGVGLAYINRLSDLLFVAARLIAKRQGIAEILWQAATKPTPSA